The DNA sequence GCACTGTCATCAACACCATCAATTGCGACCGACAGGTCGCCATTGACCGGACTCAGNGTNCCGTTGGCGGTATCGGAAACGGCGCCGCCGTTACGATCGGTGGCCGTGGCGGTCACCGTCAGGGNGCCGTCAGCCAGGGTAGAAATATCGGTTCCGGACACGGAGTAAGAGCCATCCGCGCCGACGGTGGCGGTGGTGTTGACACTGGCGCCGTTGCTGTCGGTGATGGTCAGGTTCACCAGTGAGTTCGGAGCCACATCGTCGGTGGTACCGGAAAGATCGATGGTGCCCGCGCTGCTGTTAACAGCCTCCACGGTAACGGAGAGGTCACCGTCGGTGGCATCCAGTGAATCTGTTGCGGTGTCGGATACCGGATTGCCATTGCGATCGGTGGCGGATGCCGCAACCGTCAGCTGGCCATCTACCAGCCCGGAAATGTCGATATCGGTAAGAGAATAGGAGCCATCGCTGGCAACCACCGCAGAGGTAGTCACCACGTTGTTGTCGGCATCGGTGATGGTGATGCTCACTGANGTGTTCGGAGCCACTTCACTGGTGGTGCCGGACAGGTCCAGCGTCTGGGCACTGTCATCAACACCATCAATTGCGACCGACAGGTCGCCATTGACCGGACTCAGNGTNCCGTTGGCGGTATCGGAAACGGCGCCGCCGTTACGATCGGTGGCCGTGGCGGTCACCGTCAGGGCGCCGTCAGCCAGGGTAGAAATATCGGTTCCGGACACGGAGTAAGAGCCATCCGCGCCGACGGTGGCGGTGGTGTTGACACTGGCGCCGTTGCTGTCGGTGATGGTCAGGTTCACCAGTGAGTTCGGAGCCACATCGTCGGTGGTACCGGAAAGATCGATGGTGCCCGCGCTGCTGTTAACAGCCTCCACGGTAACGGAGAGGTCACCGTCGGTGGCATCCAGTGAATCTGTTGCGGTGTCGGATACCGGATTGCCATTGCGATCGGTGGCGGATGCCGCAACCGTCAGCTGGCCATCTACCAGCCCGGAAATGTCGATATCGGTAAGAGAATAGGAGCCATCGCTGGCAACCACCGCAGAGGTAGTCACCACGTTGTTGTCGGCATCGGTGATGGTGATGCTCACCAGGTCTCCCGGAGTCACATCACTGGTGGTGCCAGAGAGATCGAGCGTCTGGGCGCTGTCATCAACACCATCAACCGCTACTGTCAGGTCGCCCGCCAGATTATCGAGTGTGTCGCTGGCAGTATCAGAAACGGCGCCACCGTTACGATCAGTGGCCGTGGCGGTCACCGTCAGGGCGCCGTCAACCAGAGTAGATACATCTACACCGGTTACAGAGAAAGAACCATCACTGTTAATGATCGCAGTGGTGGTGACCTGGTTGCCCTCAGCGTCTGTGATGATGATGCTGACCTGTGATCCTGGTGCTACATCGGCTGTGATGCCGGCCAGGTCCAGGGACTGCGCGTCGTCATCGACGGATGTGCCTGTTAAAGTCAGGTTGCCAGCGACAGCATCCAGTGTGCTGCTGTCGGTGCCGGATACCGGATTGTCATTACGGTCTACAGCGCTGGCTGTCACGGTCAGGGTGCCGTCAACCAGGCCACTGATATCTGTACCTGTTACAGAGTAGGAGCCGTCGCTACCGACCAGGGCGGTAGTCGTGACCAGATTGCCATCGGCATCTGTGATGGTCAGATTAACGGATTGGCCCGGTGCAACATCGGTAGTCATACCATCCAGATCAATAGTCTGAGCGGTGTTATCGATCCCGCTGATGCTCACTTCCATTGTGCCGGCAGTCACATCCAGGGAGGTCAGGTTGGTATCAGTTACTCTTATGCCGTCCCGGCCGGTTCCTGCCACCACAATCGTCACGGCGCCGTCTACCAATCCTGTCAGCTGAGAGAATACGCCTGTAAATGAACCGTCCGGCCCCGCAGTGACTTGCTGGCTGACGGTGCTTCCATTCTGATCTGTAATGTCTATCTGAACAGTGCTGGACGGTAAGAGGTTACTGCTGGAACCAGAGACTGTGAGCGTCGGGGATGCGATAGAGCCGCCATCAACCAGATCAATGGCAATGTCGCCGGGCGCAGGTGTGTTGTCGTCGGTCCCATTGCCTTCTTCGGTCAAAAGGCTGTCGTTGTCAAAGGCCGATCGTTCAAGGCCAAACTCTGCGGGATCAATAGTTTCGACAATGCGGGCAAGGCGAACAGAGCTGCTGCCTCCCGAACTGCCACCTTCCAGACCTGCAGCCGGAGCTTCCGCATCTTCAATGGACCCGCCAAGCGCTTCTTCAATAGAGGCCAGCGCCTGGGCGATGCTGTCGTCTTCAACGCTTGTATCGGCAAGTTCCGGTGCGAAGTTCCCGGCCATTTCGGGGGTCGCCAGCAGTGTTGTGCTGCCCTCTATAATGGTAGAGTTGCCATAGCCAAAATCCAGCAGAATTCTTGTGTCGTCTTCTGTGATCAGTCGTTCTCCAGCCATCAGCGCACTGCCTTCATCGAGCAGACGGCGGCTTCCGTCAGGTGCCTCGGCCCAGGCTTTTCCTGAAACGTTCAAAACGATGGCGATGGTGATGCTCATGGCGATTCTCTTATGCAGGTTGGATCCAGACGGCAAATATGCGTCTTGGTAGCTTTTATTAAGATACGGGGGTATATGGTTGTTGCCTACTGGACTCAGGTACAGGTTAGGGCCGTTTCGTGCAAGGAATTGTAAATACTTGTGATATCAGCGAGTAAAGTGCACGTATCACTGTCAAAATGAATGGTACGCAGGCATAGGGTCTCGGCACTGAAGGCGGTAGGGACTGGAAGGTTGCGTGATAGCAGAGTTAATTTATTGCTTACGGGTCATTTGCCCGGGAGCCTGGAGGTAGGAATCTTGTCAATTGTCAAACAGGCCGTTAAATCCGGCGCGGCAGCGTGGTTTTGTGCTGTTTTCCTGGTATCGCCTCTTGCGGCCCGGGAACAAACGAATTCAGATTTAATTGAAGCCGTACAGGCGGCTATAGAAACAAACCCGGAAGTGCGTGCGAGCTGGCACCAGTTCCTTGTTGCCGGGCATGATGCAGACAGCGCCTTTGGCGGCTATCTGCCGTCGCTGGATGCGCAGGCGCGCTACGGGCTGGAACACCAGAACTATGGCTCTGTAAATGAATATGATGGCTACGACGGTCAGCTGACCCTCACTCAGATGCTGTATGACGGCTTTCAGACAAAGAGTTCTGTCCAGAGACTGGAAGAACAGCAGTTAGTGAGCTATTTCGAACTTCTCAGCCAGATCGAGGACACGTCTCTTGAAGCGCTGGGAGCCTATCTTGATGTCTCGCGCCAGCGTGAGTTGCTTGATCTGGCCTGGAAGAATCTTGAAACCCATCAGGAAGTATACGACCAGGTCAGTGCCAGCGCAGAGGCTGGAGTGGCACGCGCGGCTGACCTCGAACAGATCAGTGGCCGTCTTTCTTTGGCGGAATCCAATCTGGTTGTCGTTGCAAGCAATCTTCATGACGTCCGGGCCCGCTATCTGAGAATTATTGGTGAGAACCCTCCCGCGGAAACCGGGGAGGTTTCTCTCAGCGCTGATTTGTTGCCCGCGACGGTGACTGAGGCCCTGAAAATTGCCTACGAAGGTAATCCCGGCTTCCGCGCTTCTCATCGTGATATCAAAGCAGCAGAAGCCGGTGTTCAGGAAAACCGGTCTGGCTTTCACCCAAAGCTCGACCTGGTCGCAAGTTACGGCCATCGTTCATATGATGATCTGGGTTTCGACGAGTCTGAAACGGATGGCCGTGTCGGCGTTGAGCTGAACATCAATCTGTATCGCGGTGGTTCGGATCGTGCCCGGGTCAGAAGTGCGTACGATCAGGTCAACGTTGCCAAGGATCTCCGGGATAAAGCCTGTGTGGATATCAGACAGGAGATTCAGATTGCCTTCAACGACGTACGCAATCTTGACGCTCAGGCACCTATCCTGAATAACCATCGTTTGTCCTCGGCCCGAGTGCGTACTGCTTATAAAGACCAGTTTGATATAGGCGAACGCACACTGCTGGATCTGCTGGATGCCGAGAATGAATATTTTGATGCCAGTCGGGCATATGTCAATGCGCTCTATGATCGTAAACTGGCAGTTGCCAGAGTTCAGGCGGGTATGGGACATCTGGTGTCTTCCCTTGGTCTGGTCCGGGATGGATTGCCAACGCTCGAAGAATTGGGTGCCAAGCCATTGCAGATTACTGACGGTGTCTGTCCGGCCGCAGAGATCGATGGATCCTTTGAGCTGATGCTGGATTTTGATGCTGACGGCGTAAGAAACTACAAAGATGAGTGCCCTGGCACCCCTCCTGGTACGCCGGTTGATATCAAAGGCTGTGCGAACGCCGTTAAACCCTCGGTGATTGCAACTGCGACGGTTGAATTTGCAAATGATTCGGCCCGGATCGAAGCGTCCAGTGACGAGTTTATAGACAATGTTGGCAAGCTCCTGGAGCAGAATCCGGAGGCTGAAGCTTTGGTGGTCGGACATGCTTCAAGAACTGGTGCTCCCGCATACAACCAGGCGCTTTCCATGCGCAGGGCTGAAGCTGTTGCGCAACGGTTGGTCGATGTTTATGGCGTCGACCCTGCGCGGATAAAGACGCAGGGGCTCGGTTTCTATCAGCCGCGGTTTACTCTGGATGCATCTGCCGCAGTTAATGCGAACCGCAGGGCTGATATAACGGTAAGTGCGCCGGGCGCTGATTCTGAAGCGAACTGATTCGGGTGTGAATAGGGTGGAATGTGGGAAAACCTGAGCAAGTGTTTGAAGCTGACAGTTTGCTGACATGCCTGCAGGTTTTGTGCAGGTTTCATGGACGTCAGTCCTCTGCCGAAAGCATTTTGTCCGGCTTGCCGTTGGCAGAAGGCCGGCTGATACCCTCTACCTTTGGCCGGGCCGCCCAGCGCCTGGGCTTCTCGAGTCAGATCGAGAAACAGCCCCTTGATGCAGTTAATTCTGCTCTCCTGCCAGCAGTGCTTTTGCTGAACGGAGACCAGGCATGCGTGCTTCATGCGGTAGATTATGAACAGGGAACTGCATCGCTGGTTTATCCCCAGTTACCGGATTCAGAGACTGAGGTCCCGTTGTCTACCCTTTCGGAGGACTACGCCGGAACCATCATTTATTGCCGGCCGAGGTTTAATTTCGAAAGCCGTGCGTCCCGTACCCATCCGAGCCGGAAAGGACACTGGTTCTGGAGTGTTATCGCCGAGAACAAGAAGCTCTATCGGGACATATGTATTGCGGCGTTAATGATCAATATTTTTGCCGTAGCTATGCCGTTGTTCGTGATGAATGTTTACGACCGTGTAGTACCAAACCATGCGACTCATACCCTTTGGGTTCTGGCAATCGGGTTATTGATAGCATTGTCGGCAGATCTTTTACTGAGGCTGATGCGGGGGTGGTTTGTTGACCTTGCAGCGAGCCGCTCGGACGCAAAGCTTTCTGCCACGATTATGGAGCGGGTACTTGGGCTGAGTCTTTCCCACAGACCCCAGTCAGCAGGTGCGTTCGCTGCCAATGTTCAGTCCTTTGAATCCATCCGGGCCTTCGTCAGTTCCATGACCGTTGTGGGGTTGGTGGACCTGCCGTTTGTGTTGCTGTTCCTGCTGGTTATTATGCTGATCAGCTGGCCTTTGGGTATACCGGTTATTGTGGGGGCCACTGGCCTGATCATCTATGCCTCTATTGCCCAGCGTCGCCTCAGGGATTTGTCGGAAGAAAGCATGGCAGCAGGCTCTCAGCGAAATGCGACGCTCGTCGAGGGGCTTTCCAATCTTGAAGCGGTAAAGACTTTCGGTGCTGAAGGCCGCATTCAGGAAACCTATGAGCGCACATCTCTTTATATGAGCAATATCAGTGCGCGCCTCAAGTTTATTTCTTCGTCGATACAGAATGGCGCGCAATGGTGTCAGCATCTGGTATCTGTTGCCATCATCATTCTGGGTGTTTACCTCATCATCGCGGGCGAACTGACCCAGGGCGGGCTTATTGCTGCGTATCTTCTTTCATCCAGGGCAATGGCGCCGGTGAGCCAGGCGGCAGGGCTGCTGGCTCAATACCATCAGGCCGCGACGGCTTTGCGCACGCTTGATGAAATTATGGAGTTACCTCAGGAGCGTACCCAAGGGAAGAACTGGGTTTCCCGACCGGTGCTTAGCGGCAGGATTGAATTTCGCGACGTACAGTTTCAGTATCCCGAATCAGGTCAGCTGGCACTCTCTGGCGTATCCATCAAGGTAAATCCGGGCGAAAGGATTGCTGTGCTGGGCAAAAACGGTTCTGGTAAAAGTACGATACAACGCCTGCTTCTGGGTTTGTATTTCCCCGTTTCCGGAACTATCAGCCTTGATAATGTGGATCTTCGGCAACTGGACCCGGCAGAGTTGCGCCGGAATATTGGCTACGTACCTCAGGATGTGGAGCTGTTCTACGGTAGCCTGCGAGACAACATCATGTTGTCCCGGCCTGTTTCAGATGAAGAGTTACTGCGGGTTGCCGAGCTTGGTGGCCTGAAACAATACATTGATGCGCATCCGGACGGTTTCGATCTGCAAATCGGCGAACGGGGGCAGAGGTTGTCTGGTGGCCAGCGACAGTCCCTTGCCATAGCGCGGGCGATGATCGGTGATCCTCCCATTCTGCTGCTTGATGAACCCACTGGCGCTCTCGACCACTCCAGCGAAGAGCATTTCAAGCGCAGTCTTGCGCGAGCGGCGAAGGGGAAAACGGTGGTGATGGTTACTCATCGCACCTCGCTGCTTGAGCTGGCAGACAGGATCGTGGTGCTGGACGGAGGGCGGATTGTCGCCGATGGCGCCAAGGATGCGGTTATTGAAGCCTTGCGTCAGGGCAAGATCCGGGGAGCGTCATGAGCAGCGGCCGGGAAAAGCAGTCCTTCACTGAGAAAAGCTTCCATGGCATTGGTCGCGGCTCCGACCGTGTGGGCCGGCGAACGGAACGTTGGCTTGATCGTATTACCGGGCGCTGGCTTCGGGTTCCGGATAAAAACGGTTGGGAAGTCGATGGGGAATGGGCCCGTGTCCAGCAAGAGCCTGCCCGGGCAAGAGCGTTGCTGTGGGTGGTTTTTTTCGCTCTGATCGCACTTTTGGTATGGGCGGGGCTGGCCCCGATTGATGAAGTTGCGCGTGGAGAGGGCAAGGTCATTCCGTCGAGCCAGCTTCAGGTTGTCCAATCGCTGGATGGTGGCGTGGTTGAAACACTGTCTGTTCAGGAAGGCGAACTGGTCAGGAAGGGGCAGTTGCTCGTCAGTATTGAGTCCACCCGCTTTGATTCGGATTTTGCTGAGCAAAAATCCCGTGAGATGGCGTTGCAGGCCAACATTATTCGCCTGCGCGCGCTGGTAGACGACACAGAGCTCCGCTTTCCTCCGGATTTTATTGAGCGTTCTCCCGAGCTGGTTTCAGTGCAGGAGTCTCTCTTTGTAAACGGTCGCAATGAACTGCAGGAACAGAAGGTCATCTACCAGCAGCAGCTTGAACAGCGCCAGGCCGACCTGAGAGAAGCCCAGTCCGCGCGCCAGCAGTATCGGGAGGTGCTTGCTCTGGCGTCAAGAGAACTTGAAC is a window from the Marinobacter sp. ANT_B65 genome containing:
- a CDS encoding TolC family outer membrane protein encodes the protein MSIVKQAVKSGAAAWFCAVFLVSPLAAREQTNSDLIEAVQAAIETNPEVRASWHQFLVAGHDADSAFGGYLPSLDAQARYGLEHQNYGSVNEYDGYDGQLTLTQMLYDGFQTKSSVQRLEEQQLVSYFELLSQIEDTSLEALGAYLDVSRQRELLDLAWKNLETHQEVYDQVSASAEAGVARAADLEQISGRLSLAESNLVVVASNLHDVRARYLRIIGENPPAETGEVSLSADLLPATVTEALKIAYEGNPGFRASHRDIKAAEAGVQENRSGFHPKLDLVASYGHRSYDDLGFDESETDGRVGVELNINLYRGGSDRARVRSAYDQVNVAKDLRDKACVDIRQEIQIAFNDVRNLDAQAPILNNHRLSSARVRTAYKDQFDIGERTLLDLLDAENEYFDASRAYVNALYDRKLAVARVQAGMGHLVSSLGLVRDGLPTLEELGAKPLQITDGVCPAAEIDGSFELMLDFDADGVRNYKDECPGTPPGTPVDIKGCANAVKPSVIATATVEFANDSARIEASSDEFIDNVGKLLEQNPEAEALVVGHASRTGAPAYNQALSMRRAEAVAQRLVDVYGVDPARIKTQGLGFYQPRFTLDASAAVNANRRADITVSAPGADSEAN
- a CDS encoding retention module-containing protein; protein product: MSITIAIVLNVSGKAWAEAPDGSRRLLDEGSALMAGERLITEDDTRILLDFGYGNSTIIEGSTTLLATPEMAGNFAPELADTSVEDDSIAQALASIEEALGGSIEDAEAPAAGLEGGSSGGSSSVRLARIVETIDPAEFGLERSAFDNDSLLTEEGNGTDDNTPAPGDIAIDLVDGGSIASPTLTVSGSSSNLLPSSTVQIDITDQNGSTVSQQVTAGPDGSFTGVFSQLTGLVDGAVTIVVAGTGRDGIRVTDTNLTSLDVTAGTMEVSISGIDNTAQTIDLDGMTTDVAPGQSVNLTITDADGNLVTTTALVGSDGSYSVTGTDISGLVDGTLTVTASAVDRNDNPVSGTDSSTLDAVAGNLTLTGTSVDDDAQSLDLAGITADVAPGSQVSIIITDAEGNQVTTTAIINSDGSFSVTGVDVSTLVDGALTVTATATDRNGGAVSDTASDTLDNLAGDLTVAVDGVDDSAQTLDLSGTTSDVTPGDLVSITITDADNNVVTTSAVVASDGSYSLTDIDISGLVDGQLTVAASATDRNGNPVSDTATDSLDATDGDLSVTVEAVNSSAGTIDLSGTTDDVAPNSLVNLTITDSNGASVNTTATVGADGSYSVSGTDISTLADGALTVTATATDRNGGAVSDTANGTLSPVNGDLSVAIDGVDDSAQTLDLSGTTSEVAPNTSVSITITDADNNVVTTSAVVASDGSYSLTDIDISGLVDGQLTVAASATDRNGNPVSDTATDSLDATDGDLSVTVEAVNSSAGTIDLSGTTDDVAPNSLVNLTITDSNGASVNTTATVGADGSYSVSGTDISTLADGXLTVTATATDRNGGAVSDTANGTLSPVNGDLSVAIDGVDDSA
- a CDS encoding type I secretion system permease/ATPase — protein: MGKPEQVFEADSLLTCLQVLCRFHGRQSSAESILSGLPLAEGRLIPSTFGRAAQRLGFSSQIEKQPLDAVNSALLPAVLLLNGDQACVLHAVDYEQGTASLVYPQLPDSETEVPLSTLSEDYAGTIIYCRPRFNFESRASRTHPSRKGHWFWSVIAENKKLYRDICIAALMINIFAVAMPLFVMNVYDRVVPNHATHTLWVLAIGLLIALSADLLLRLMRGWFVDLAASRSDAKLSATIMERVLGLSLSHRPQSAGAFAANVQSFESIRAFVSSMTVVGLVDLPFVLLFLLVIMLISWPLGIPVIVGATGLIIYASIAQRRLRDLSEESMAAGSQRNATLVEGLSNLEAVKTFGAEGRIQETYERTSLYMSNISARLKFISSSIQNGAQWCQHLVSVAIIILGVYLIIAGELTQGGLIAAYLLSSRAMAPVSQAAGLLAQYHQAATALRTLDEIMELPQERTQGKNWVSRPVLSGRIEFRDVQFQYPESGQLALSGVSIKVNPGERIAVLGKNGSGKSTIQRLLLGLYFPVSGTISLDNVDLRQLDPAELRRNIGYVPQDVELFYGSLRDNIMLSRPVSDEELLRVAELGGLKQYIDAHPDGFDLQIGERGQRLSGGQRQSLAIARAMIGDPPILLLDEPTGALDHSSEEHFKRSLARAAKGKTVVMVTHRTSLLELADRIVVLDGGRIVADGAKDAVIEALRQGKIRGAS
- a CDS encoding HlyD family type I secretion periplasmic adaptor subunit, with protein sequence MSSGREKQSFTEKSFHGIGRGSDRVGRRTERWLDRITGRWLRVPDKNGWEVDGEWARVQQEPARARALLWVVFFALIALLVWAGLAPIDEVARGEGKVIPSSQLQVVQSLDGGVVETLSVQEGELVRKGQLLVSIESTRFDSDFAEQKSREMALQANIIRLRALVDDTELRFPPDFIERSPELVSVQESLFVNGRNELQEQKVIYQQQLEQRQADLREAQSARQQYREVLALASRELELKKPLLASGAVSEVDLIKLEREISNARGEVNQAEAVIDRSRSAIAEAESKIRETRLVMTNSWRERLSEAVSELAATQDMISGLSDRVRKTQILAPVDGTVQRLFVKTVGGVVAPGQDVIEIVPLNDEMLVEARVRPKDIAFIHKGQDAIIKFSAYDFAVFGGLKAKVEHISADTITDENDNTYYLIRLRTEVQGFSDQLAIIPGMTTQVDILTGQKTVLEYLLKPVVRATSQALSER